In Paenibacillus sonchi, a single genomic region encodes these proteins:
- a CDS encoding ATP-binding cassette domain-containing protein, producing the protein MARLQLILDNIRKSFDNKTVLKGIDFTFEQGKIYGLLGRNGAGKTSLFNCLSGETRMDSGGAFLRRNEVSLPLREEEIGYVFSLPILPEFLTGYEFVKFYMDINQDKIQSGRTIDDYFDIIRFEQEDRHRLIKGYSHGMKNKIQMLCFIITRPPLILLDEPLTSFDVVVALEIKKLLREMKQDHIIIFSTHILQLAADLCDELVILNNGVLQEIPADTLHSPEFEEQIIALLKDGSHD; encoded by the coding sequence GTGGCCCGGTTGCAGCTGATTCTGGATAATATCCGCAAAAGCTTTGATAACAAGACAGTGCTGAAAGGCATCGATTTTACCTTTGAACAAGGCAAAATCTACGGCCTGCTGGGGCGCAACGGAGCCGGGAAGACTTCGCTCTTCAATTGCCTGAGCGGAGAAACCCGGATGGACAGCGGTGGAGCCTTTTTACGGAGAAATGAAGTAAGCCTGCCGCTGCGGGAGGAGGAGATCGGGTATGTCTTTTCTCTGCCGATCCTTCCGGAATTCCTGACAGGCTATGAATTTGTGAAGTTTTATATGGACATCAACCAGGATAAAATACAGTCCGGCAGAACCATAGACGACTATTTTGACATTATCCGGTTTGAGCAAGAGGACCGGCACAGGCTGATCAAAGGTTATTCCCACGGCATGAAGAACAAAATCCAAATGCTGTGCTTTATCATCACCCGTCCGCCGCTGATCCTGCTGGATGAGCCGCTTACCTCGTTTGACGTAGTGGTGGCGCTGGAGATCAAGAAGCTGCTGCGTGAGATGAAGCAGGACCATATTATTATTTTCTCTACCCATATTCTGCAGCTCGCCGCCGATCTGTGCGATGAGCTGGTCATTTTGAATAACGGTGTGCTTCAGGAGATTCCCGCAGACACTCTGCACAGTCCGGAATTCGAGGAGCAGATTATCGCACTGCTGAAGGATGGCAGCCATGATTAG